A DNA window from Engystomops pustulosus chromosome 6, aEngPut4.maternal, whole genome shotgun sequence contains the following coding sequences:
- the LOC140134795 gene encoding guanylin-like encodes MRSCLLLCVLLVWFPGSPAKKIEVGNYIYMLESVLSLKDFLHLDGRDLEVAAGEACNDPKLPEEFHEVCAEENAPDIFIQLVELAMDECEMCAHPACPGCL; translated from the exons ATGAGGTCCTGTCTTCTCCTGTGTGTCCTTCTCGTCTGGTTTCCTGGATCTCcagcaaaaaagatagag GTTGGGAATTACATCTATATGTTGGAATCGGTGTTATCGTTGAAAGATTTCCTGCATTTAGATGGGAGGGACTTGGAAGTGGCAGCCGGTGAAGCCTGCAATGATCCGAAACTGCCAGAAGAATTTCATGAAGTGTGTGCGGAGGAAAATGCTCCAGACATCTTTATACAGCTCG TGGAGCTTGCAATGGATGAATGTGAAATGTGCGCGCACCCGGCCTGTCCCGGCTGTCTGTGA